One window from the genome of Pseudomonas fluorescens encodes:
- a CDS encoding fumarylacetoacetate hydrolase family protein, with protein sequence MRLVRFGLPGQEQPGILDSQGIVRDLSGIVDDIDASALSPSVLEKLRAVDVEKLPVVAPGTRLGPCVGSVPNLICIGLNYSDHAAETNTPIPSQPVVFNKHTASISGPNDPVILPTGAQKLDWEVELAIVIGTPAWQIDEARALDHVAGYCLANDVSERAYQLEYEGQWTKGKSGFSFAPLGPWLVTRDEIADPQALDLWLDVNGKRFQTGNTRTMIFSVAHIVAYLSRFMPLLPGDVIITGTPPGVGLGQKPPVFLKAGDTMRVGGQGLGEQFQTVVPYVAEMGAAWVAGRHPNVD encoded by the coding sequence ATGCGCTTAGTTCGTTTTGGTTTACCGGGGCAGGAACAACCGGGAATCCTGGATTCGCAAGGGATCGTTCGAGACCTCTCGGGCATTGTCGATGACATCGATGCATCGGCCCTGAGCCCGTCAGTGCTTGAAAAGTTGCGCGCGGTTGACGTTGAAAAGCTGCCAGTGGTGGCGCCAGGCACACGTCTTGGTCCGTGTGTAGGCAGCGTACCGAACCTGATTTGCATCGGTCTGAACTACTCCGATCACGCGGCTGAAACGAATACACCTATCCCGAGCCAGCCGGTGGTCTTCAACAAACACACCGCGTCCATCAGCGGCCCCAATGACCCGGTCATCTTGCCGACGGGCGCTCAGAAGCTGGATTGGGAAGTCGAACTGGCCATTGTCATCGGTACGCCTGCCTGGCAGATCGATGAGGCGCGGGCATTGGACCACGTTGCCGGTTATTGCCTGGCCAATGATGTGTCCGAGCGGGCTTATCAGCTTGAGTACGAAGGCCAGTGGACCAAGGGCAAAAGCGGTTTTTCTTTCGCACCTCTGGGACCTTGGCTGGTCACCCGTGACGAAATTGCCGATCCGCAGGCACTTGACCTCTGGCTCGACGTGAATGGCAAACGTTTCCAGACCGGCAATACCCGTACGATGATCTTCAGCGTTGCCCATATTGTCGCGTACCTCAGTCGCTTCATGCCGCTACTGCCGGGTGACGTCATCATTACCGGTACGCCACCAGGTGTGGGGCTCGGGCAGAAACCACCGGTATTCCTCAAGGCGGGTGACACCATGCGTGTCGGTGGCCAAGGGCTGGGTGAACAATTCCAGACCGTGGTTCCTTACGTTGCTGAAATGGGGGCTGCATGGGTCGCCGGGCGCCATCCCAATGTTGACTGA
- a CDS encoding fumarylacetoacetate hydrolase family protein — translation MSQLAPAGAKAGSELEVAAAALVRARLEGGRLASLPDQNLPGSLAEGFAIQQRVGPLAGKTVGGWKCALPPAGKWIVAPIYSDSIVEGERYRLAADADKARIEPELACVLAHDLPARVEPYTAEQIAAAISDVRLALEVIDCRYTHPQTLPFEQLLADGLFNHGLVLGAPITLSNPASMPSELAITLSDATSEPLKIKGRHPDGDPLLPIVWLANFLSTQGIGLQAGQVIITGSYAGVLDVPVNQPLHVQFGEAGSLSVHFSTLEE, via the coding sequence ATGAGCCAACTCGCACCTGCAGGGGCCAAGGCAGGATCGGAGCTGGAAGTCGCCGCTGCCGCTCTGGTCCGTGCACGGCTGGAGGGGGGGCGGCTGGCATCCTTGCCTGACCAGAACCTGCCAGGCAGCCTCGCAGAAGGTTTTGCCATCCAGCAACGCGTGGGGCCATTGGCTGGAAAGACCGTGGGAGGCTGGAAGTGTGCGTTACCGCCGGCTGGCAAGTGGATCGTAGCCCCGATCTACAGCGACAGCATTGTAGAAGGCGAACGTTACCGACTGGCCGCTGACGCCGATAAGGCGCGCATCGAGCCCGAACTGGCGTGCGTCCTGGCCCATGATTTGCCGGCACGTGTCGAGCCTTATACCGCTGAACAGATCGCTGCTGCGATCAGCGACGTGCGCTTGGCATTGGAAGTGATCGATTGCCGTTATACCCATCCACAGACACTGCCGTTCGAGCAATTGCTCGCGGATGGTCTATTCAATCACGGCCTGGTACTTGGGGCGCCAATCACGCTGTCGAACCCTGCCAGCATGCCCTCTGAACTGGCTATCACCTTGAGCGATGCAACGTCGGAGCCCCTGAAAATCAAGGGTCGACATCCGGACGGGGATCCGTTGTTGCCGATCGTCTGGCTGGCCAATTTTCTGTCTACACAAGGGATAGGGCTGCAAGCAGGGCAGGTGATTATCACCGGGTCCTATGCAGGTGTTCTCGATGTGCCCGTTAACCAGCCACTGCATGTGCAGTTCGGCGAAGCAGGCTCATTGTCTGTCCATTTCTCAACGCTGGAGGAGTAA
- a CDS encoding IclR family transcriptional regulator, with amino-acid sequence MRVVKGAVDRCLEAIELLAREARWMRMSDIAAELGLEKGPAHRVLAQLVEQGWAEQDEATSQYRLTLKLALLGQRYLHGIGLPELVQPIIEQVAVQCHELVRLTVVNEGTLSWLSSAQGAAPGLMYSPAMDKPINLYATANGKAWLATMSDEQAIEHALRSGLGKADTGMGHGPKAINSIEGLLAELALTRKRGYGLVIEEAEAGVWAIAVPVKLVPSGTVVGTMSIAGPVLRMQPERYDELHALLEEAANKLGTVWPRQNNVHSESV; translated from the coding sequence ATGAGAGTCGTTAAAGGTGCTGTTGACCGTTGCCTGGAGGCGATTGAACTGCTGGCCCGCGAGGCTCGCTGGATGCGGATGTCCGATATCGCAGCCGAGCTGGGCTTGGAGAAGGGCCCCGCCCATCGAGTGCTTGCTCAGTTAGTCGAGCAAGGGTGGGCGGAGCAGGATGAAGCCACGTCGCAGTACCGCTTGACACTGAAGCTGGCACTGTTGGGGCAGCGTTATTTACATGGCATCGGCTTGCCTGAATTGGTCCAGCCGATCATCGAGCAAGTGGCTGTTCAATGTCATGAGTTGGTGCGGCTGACGGTGGTCAACGAGGGCACCTTGTCCTGGTTGTCTTCGGCCCAAGGCGCCGCGCCAGGGCTTATGTATTCGCCGGCCATGGATAAACCGATCAATCTCTATGCAACCGCCAATGGCAAAGCCTGGCTGGCAACAATGTCCGATGAGCAGGCCATTGAGCATGCGTTGCGTAGCGGGCTGGGGAAAGCTGACACAGGGATGGGACACGGGCCGAAGGCGATCAACAGCATCGAAGGCTTGTTGGCCGAGTTGGCACTGACCCGGAAGCGCGGGTATGGCTTGGTCATTGAAGAGGCCGAGGCGGGTGTCTGGGCGATTGCCGTACCGGTCAAGCTGGTTCCATCCGGCACTGTGGTCGGCACGATGAGTATCGCCGGTCCGGTGTTGCGCATGCAGCCCGAGCGTTATGACGAATTGCATGCCCTGCTGGAAGAGGCCGCCAACAAGCTGGGTACGGTTTGGCCGCGCCAGAACAACGTGCATTCGGAGAGCGTATGA
- a CDS encoding fumarylacetoacetate hydrolase family protein: MANLKLTRENTLPVDGLAGTLIGRAWIPGAIAGPSPVVLRDEGVFDLSETFSTISELLEHTSPLLVVRQAPGRYIGTVEQLLGNTGSHADPGKASLLPPADLQVIKAAGVTFASSMIERVIEEQARGDAAKAESVRRLVQEAIGDNLRAIKPGSPEAMRLKAVLIKQGMWSQYLEVGIGPDAEIFTKAPVLAAVGSGSEIGIHRKSEWNNPEPEIVLAVNSRGQVHGVTLGNDVNLRDFEGRSALLLSKAKDNNASCAIGPFIRLFDETFTLDDVRNCVVDLQVRGDDGFTLEGSSSMALISRDPLDLVAQTVGGDHQYPDGFMLFLGTLFAPTQDREEPGSGFTHKQGDEVSIGSPLLGTLRNTVTYSHEAAPWTFGLRAMMHNLAARGLL, from the coding sequence ATGGCGAATTTGAAACTGACGCGCGAAAACACCCTGCCAGTGGATGGCCTGGCCGGAACGCTGATCGGCCGTGCCTGGATCCCGGGGGCGATTGCCGGCCCCTCGCCGGTGGTGCTGCGCGATGAAGGTGTGTTCGATCTTTCTGAAACCTTTTCGACAATCAGCGAACTGCTGGAACACACCTCGCCGTTGTTGGTTGTTCGTCAGGCGCCAGGCAGGTACATCGGGACCGTCGAACAATTGCTTGGGAACACCGGCAGCCATGCCGATCCCGGCAAGGCATCGCTGCTGCCTCCAGCAGATCTGCAAGTCATCAAGGCGGCCGGGGTGACGTTCGCGTCCAGCATGATCGAGCGGGTCATCGAGGAGCAGGCCCGAGGCGATGCTGCCAAAGCCGAAAGTGTTCGCCGTCTGGTGCAAGAAGCCATCGGCGATAATTTGCGGGCAATCAAACCGGGTTCGCCAGAAGCGATGCGTCTTAAAGCTGTGCTGATCAAGCAGGGTATGTGGTCGCAATACCTGGAGGTCGGTATCGGTCCGGATGCGGAGATTTTCACAAAGGCACCGGTTCTGGCCGCAGTGGGCAGTGGCAGCGAAATCGGCATTCATCGCAAGTCTGAATGGAACAATCCGGAACCGGAAATTGTGCTGGCGGTGAACAGTCGAGGCCAAGTGCATGGCGTCACCTTGGGCAATGACGTCAATTTGCGTGATTTCGAAGGCCGCAGCGCCCTGCTGTTGAGCAAGGCCAAGGACAACAATGCGTCCTGTGCGATCGGCCCGTTCATTCGTCTGTTCGATGAAACGTTTACGCTCGATGACGTGCGCAACTGCGTCGTGGATCTGCAAGTCCGGGGCGATGATGGCTTTACGCTGGAAGGCAGCAGTTCCATGGCCCTGATCAGCCGTGACCCGCTGGATCTCGTGGCCCAGACGGTTGGCGGTGATCACCAGTACCCGGATGGCTTCATGCTTTTTCTCGGGACATTGTTTGCGCCTACCCAGGATCGCGAGGAGCCGGGAAGCGGCTTTACTCATAAGCAGGGTGACGAGGTCAGCATCGGGAGTCCGTTGCTGGGCACGCTGCGCAACACCGTCACCTACAGCCATGAGGCTGCGCCCTGGACTTTCGGCTTGCGGGCAATGATGCACAATCTTGCTGCCCGCGGACTTCTGTAG
- a CDS encoding LysR family transcriptional regulator, with translation MENDQITFASVSRWLKIKHLVLVNSLAKTRNMHTTAEHMNVTQPAISKLLRDLEVLLGFPLFERQTRSLVLTELGEFVARFARITLEDTESFVDQVNKLRKGGHGHLKVGTIFAATSVVLPEAIASIKRERPLLSIEVIEQTSNHLLEMLEQKKLDLIIARFTDEDCQPFEFTSLGPEPFCLVVNSTHPLCDLEEVPTEALSEWPWVMYPFNTPIRQRMERAFRTFKIAPPANTVETISMQTFLQLLQSGPMLAMLPESMVQSQLQNGQLQILNTPFKVESQDYGVITRKDEPLSEPTRTFIATLLAFAKQRQTATEKRDRSQFRKSR, from the coding sequence ATGGAAAATGACCAAATTACTTTTGCCAGTGTCTCCCGATGGCTGAAGATCAAACATTTGGTACTGGTCAATAGCTTGGCCAAGACCCGCAACATGCACACAACCGCCGAACACATGAATGTTACGCAGCCGGCCATCAGTAAATTGCTGCGCGATCTGGAAGTTCTCCTCGGTTTTCCGCTGTTTGAGCGTCAAACGCGTAGTCTGGTTCTTACCGAACTAGGGGAATTCGTAGCCCGTTTTGCGCGTATCACCTTGGAAGACACGGAGTCGTTCGTCGACCAAGTCAACAAACTGCGAAAAGGCGGGCATGGTCATTTAAAAGTCGGCACCATTTTCGCCGCGACATCCGTGGTGCTGCCTGAAGCCATTGCCAGCATCAAACGCGAGCGCCCCCTCCTCTCTATCGAGGTGATCGAACAAACCAGCAACCATCTGCTGGAAATGCTCGAACAAAAGAAACTCGATCTGATCATCGCGCGCTTCACGGATGAAGATTGTCAGCCGTTCGAATTTACGTCGCTGGGACCCGAACCCTTTTGTCTTGTCGTGAACAGCACACACCCTCTGTGCGATCTTGAGGAGGTCCCCACTGAAGCACTCAGTGAATGGCCATGGGTCATGTATCCCTTCAATACGCCGATCCGACAACGCATGGAGCGCGCTTTCAGGACGTTCAAGATCGCCCCGCCGGCCAACACGGTGGAGACCATTTCGATGCAAACCTTCCTGCAGTTGCTTCAGTCCGGGCCAATGCTCGCCATGCTCCCCGAGTCCATGGTCCAGTCACAGCTGCAAAACGGCCAGCTTCAAATCCTCAACACGCCCTTCAAAGTTGAATCCCAGGATTACGGAGTTATCACTCGCAAGGATGAGCCCCTGTCAGAGCCGACACGGACGTTTATTGCGACCTTGCTGGCGTTCGCCAAACAGCGGCAAACGGCTACAGAGAAGAGAGACCGCAGCCAGTTCAGAAAAAGTCGATGA
- a CDS encoding UxaA family hydrolase, which produces MELIMKTGAAAVLRLNPLDDVLIARRPLLAGEVLEQEGVTIRQAIVPGHKVASRRIEAGQPVRRYGQIIGFAVVDIEAGEHVHVHNLAMGEFARDYAFSVDAKPNTTPSEAPSFMGIVRPDGRVATRNYIGILTSVNCSATVARAIADHFRRDINPAALQAYPNVDGVVALTHSAGCAVDPAGDGLSMLRRTLAGYATHANFAAVLVIGLGCETNQIDSLLTTQGLTRSNTLRTFNIQDSGGTSKAIASGIDHVKQLLGEANQIQREPVSARHLTVGLQCGGSDGYSGITANPALGNAVDRLVACGGTAILSETPEIYGAEHLLTRRAVSREVGEKLIARIHWWEQYCERMGAELNNNPSAGNKAGGLTTILEKSLGAVAKAGSSNLMDVYEYAQAVTANGLVFMDTPGYDPVSATGQVAGGANLIAFTTGRGSAYGCAPAPSIKLATNSALWARQREDMDINCGEIAEDTLTIEACGAAIFETMLRIASGERSMSEQHGYGQNEFVPWQIGAVT; this is translated from the coding sequence ATGGAACTGATCATGAAAACCGGCGCAGCAGCTGTGCTGCGTTTGAATCCGCTGGACGATGTGCTGATCGCACGCCGGCCGCTACTCGCTGGCGAAGTCCTTGAACAGGAAGGCGTGACCATCCGGCAAGCGATCGTGCCGGGCCATAAAGTGGCTTCCCGACGTATCGAAGCCGGTCAACCAGTAAGACGCTATGGGCAAATCATTGGTTTTGCTGTTGTCGACATAGAAGCAGGCGAGCATGTCCATGTGCACAATCTGGCCATGGGGGAATTCGCTCGAGATTATGCTTTCAGCGTCGATGCGAAGCCCAACACCACGCCCAGTGAAGCCCCGTCGTTCATGGGTATCGTACGCCCGGATGGACGCGTCGCGACGCGCAACTACATCGGTATTCTTACGTCCGTGAATTGCTCTGCCACAGTCGCCCGGGCCATCGCCGATCATTTTCGTCGGGACATCAATCCCGCCGCACTGCAAGCGTATCCAAACGTCGACGGTGTTGTCGCCCTGACACATTCCGCCGGCTGCGCCGTTGATCCAGCGGGCGACGGTTTGAGCATGTTGCGCCGGACATTGGCCGGCTATGCGACCCATGCCAACTTTGCGGCCGTGCTGGTGATCGGGTTGGGCTGCGAGACGAACCAAATCGACTCATTACTCACAACCCAAGGACTCACCCGCAGCAATACCCTGCGCACGTTCAACATCCAGGACAGTGGCGGTACATCCAAGGCCATCGCCAGTGGCATTGACCACGTGAAGCAATTGCTTGGCGAGGCCAACCAAATTCAGCGTGAACCGGTCAGCGCTCGCCATCTGACCGTCGGGCTTCAGTGCGGCGGCTCGGATGGCTACTCCGGCATTACTGCCAACCCTGCGCTGGGCAACGCGGTGGATCGCCTGGTCGCCTGTGGCGGCACCGCGATTCTCTCCGAAACCCCGGAAATATACGGTGCCGAACACTTGCTGACACGGCGGGCTGTCAGCCGTGAAGTCGGCGAAAAACTCATCGCTCGCATTCATTGGTGGGAACAGTACTGCGAGCGTATGGGGGCCGAACTAAACAATAACCCCTCTGCCGGCAACAAGGCCGGTGGCTTGACCACCATCCTGGAAAAATCACTGGGCGCCGTGGCAAAGGCTGGCTCGAGCAATCTGATGGATGTCTACGAATACGCCCAGGCCGTCACGGCCAACGGGCTGGTTTTTATGGACACCCCTGGCTATGACCCGGTCTCTGCAACCGGTCAGGTCGCCGGTGGCGCGAACCTGATTGCGTTTACCACCGGGCGCGGATCGGCCTATGGCTGTGCCCCTGCCCCGTCAATCAAGCTGGCGACCAATAGCGCCTTATGGGCGCGTCAACGTGAAGACATGGACATCAACTGTGGCGAAATAGCCGAAGACACGTTGACCATCGAGGCGTGCGGTGCAGCGATCTTTGAAACCATGCTGCGCATTGCCTCGGGCGAACGCAGCATGAGCGAACAACACGGATACGGACAAAACGAGTTCGTGCCTTGGCAGATCGGCGCCGTCACCTGA